A stretch of Nitrospira sp. DNA encodes these proteins:
- the arsC gene encoding arsenate reductase (glutaredoxin) (This arsenate reductase requires both glutathione and glutaredoxin to convert arsenate to arsenite, after which the efflux transporter formed by ArsA and ArsB can extrude the arsenite from the cell, providing resistance.), whose amino-acid sequence MSDITIYQKPTCTTCRQTVQLVRDSGADFTAINYYEQPFTKTVLKGLLKKAGLSPKDVLRTKEDIYKELGLAKKNLSDEELIDLMVQYPDLIQRPIVVKGDTAILARPAETVKSLL is encoded by the coding sequence ATGTCCGACATCACGATTTACCAGAAACCAACCTGTACCACCTGCCGCCAGACGGTTCAATTGGTCCGTGACAGCGGCGCGGACTTCACGGCCATCAATTATTATGAACAGCCATTTACCAAAACCGTGCTCAAGGGACTGCTGAAAAAAGCAGGCCTCTCGCCCAAAGACGTCCTCCGCACGAAGGAAGACATCTACAAGGAGCTGGGCTTGGCGAAGAAGAATCTCAGCGACGAGGAATTGATCGATCTGATGGTGCAATATCCCGACCTGATTCAACGGCCGATCGTGGTGAAGGGGGACACGGCCATCCTGGCCAGGCCGGCGGAGACCGTCAAATCACTCCTCTGA
- a CDS encoding J domain-containing protein, with protein sequence MPFSQSKFIKFQGGMRKRIDSLRTKTEDSLEIAVDTMMEERVDSFFRVEEGLEEVIKSLLEIEEELGIVRDLSGAMRLESRLEFVEDRWDEFDSEIRERPRRRRKKVSLADMLKAASGSGDLSQGSSGINNAMDAYAVMGVEFGSSLADVTAAFRQKAKQLHPDANNGDRSSEPALRRMLEAYQFLKEYLSLSNVEPPRQADASYNPTE encoded by the coding sequence ATGCCTTTTTCACAAAGCAAATTCATCAAGTTCCAGGGCGGCATGCGCAAGCGGATCGATTCGCTGCGCACCAAGACCGAAGACAGCCTGGAGATCGCCGTCGATACGATGATGGAAGAACGGGTGGATAGTTTTTTCCGTGTGGAAGAAGGGCTGGAGGAAGTCATCAAGTCGTTGCTGGAAATCGAGGAGGAGCTCGGCATCGTCCGGGATCTCTCCGGGGCCATGCGATTAGAATCCCGGCTGGAATTTGTCGAGGACCGCTGGGACGAGTTCGATAGCGAGATTCGCGAACGGCCGCGCCGCCGCCGCAAAAAAGTCAGCCTCGCCGACATGCTGAAAGCCGCGAGCGGCAGCGGCGATCTCTCGCAAGGTTCCAGCGGCATCAATAACGCGATGGATGCGTATGCCGTCATGGGGGTGGAATTCGGCAGCTCCTTGGCCGATGTGACGGCGGCCTTCCGGCAGAAGGCCAAGCAGCTGCATCCGGATGCCAATAACGGGGACCGGAGTTCCGAGCCGGCCTTGCGGCGGATGCTGGAGGCCTATCAGTTTCTGAAGGAATATTTGAGTCTCAGCAATGTGGAGCCGCCACGGCAGGCGGACGCGTCTTATAACCCGACTGAATAA
- the rnd gene encoding ribonuclease D, translating to MHSTKYIKTTDELERLCDQLAPASRLALDTEFVGEDSFIPRLELIQVATENHSAIIDFPALQDSHALAPFWDIVRNPQVEKVVHAGRQDLDLFATHAGAIPKPFFDTQIAAAMVGYGAQVAYANLVLRVHGKKLAKAHTFTNWSARPLTPDQLAYALEDVEFLLAIHDHLRARLHKLGRLEWADEEFSRLETAVGDTRREPQERYQRIRGWDSLKPKSAALLRELAAWRESEARRRNVPRGRVMRDEVLLQLARHPPRSLDELRAVRGLHGGEVDRHGETLLATMQAALALPASAWPDVPKERKVEPESTGMVELLQAVMKAQAASHEIAPTLLATTSDLQALVDARAQGATPDLPVLRGWRRVLLGNLLLQVLNGEVAVKIDPASGKLAWS from the coding sequence GTGCATTCAACGAAATATATCAAGACAACGGACGAGCTGGAGCGGTTATGCGACCAGCTGGCTCCGGCATCCCGCCTCGCCCTGGATACGGAGTTTGTCGGCGAAGACAGCTTCATTCCCCGGCTTGAGCTGATCCAGGTGGCCACGGAAAACCATTCGGCCATCATCGATTTTCCCGCGCTGCAGGATTCACATGCCTTGGCGCCATTTTGGGACATCGTCCGCAATCCGCAGGTTGAAAAGGTCGTCCACGCCGGGCGGCAGGACTTGGATCTCTTTGCGACCCATGCCGGGGCGATTCCCAAGCCGTTTTTCGATACGCAGATCGCGGCCGCCATGGTCGGGTATGGCGCGCAGGTCGCCTATGCCAATCTGGTCTTGCGGGTGCATGGGAAAAAACTCGCGAAGGCGCATACCTTCACCAATTGGAGCGCCAGGCCGCTCACGCCCGATCAGCTGGCCTACGCGCTGGAAGATGTCGAGTTTCTGCTCGCGATTCACGACCATTTGCGGGCGCGTCTCCATAAACTCGGCCGGCTGGAATGGGCCGATGAGGAATTTTCCCGGCTGGAAACCGCCGTCGGCGACACCCGCCGTGAACCGCAGGAACGGTATCAGCGTATTCGCGGATGGGACAGTCTCAAGCCCAAATCGGCTGCGCTGCTCCGTGAACTGGCGGCCTGGCGTGAGAGCGAAGCCCGGCGCAGGAATGTGCCGCGCGGCCGTGTCATGCGCGACGAAGTGCTCTTGCAGCTTGCCCGGCACCCCCCGCGCTCGCTCGACGAGCTGCGTGCCGTACGCGGGCTGCATGGCGGAGAAGTCGATCGGCACGGGGAGACGCTGCTCGCCACGATGCAAGCAGCCCTGGCCCTTCCGGCTTCGGCATGGCCGGATGTGCCGAAGGAGCGGAAGGTCGAGCCGGAATCGACCGGCATGGTGGAACTCCTTCAGGCGGTCATGAAGGCACAGGCCGCCAGTCATGAAATTGCCCCGACACTCCTGGCGACCACGTCCGATCTGCAGGCCCTGGTCGATGCGCGGGCGCAGGGAGCCACGCCGGACTTGCCGGTCTTGCGCGGGTGGCGGCGGGTGTTGCTCGGAAATCTGTTGCTCCAGGTGTTGAACGGGGAGGTGGCGGTCAAGATCGATCCCGCCTCGGGGAAGCTCGCCTGGTCATAG
- a CDS encoding Hsp20/alpha crystallin family protein has product MSALMRWDPFRELEDMSDRLNRMFARPALRTNGKETLTVADWVPTVDISETEGEYVIKAELPEVKKDDVKVTLEDGVLTIQGQRRQEKEEKTTKYHRIERSYGTFVRSFSLPDQVNESGVKAEFKEGMLNLHIPKSEKAKPRAIEVKVG; this is encoded by the coding sequence ATGAGTGCTCTTATGCGCTGGGATCCGTTTCGTGAACTGGAAGATATGTCGGACCGGTTGAATCGCATGTTTGCCCGGCCTGCGCTGCGGACGAACGGGAAGGAAACGCTGACGGTGGCCGACTGGGTGCCGACGGTGGATATCAGTGAAACAGAGGGTGAGTACGTGATTAAGGCGGAATTGCCTGAAGTGAAAAAGGACGACGTGAAAGTAACGCTGGAAGACGGCGTCCTGACCATCCAGGGACAGCGCCGTCAGGAAAAAGAAGAGAAGACCACGAAATATCACCGGATCGAACGGTCGTACGGGACGTTCGTCCGCAGCTTCTCACTGCCGGATCAGGTCAACGAGAGCGGGGTGAAGGCCGAATTCAAAGAGGGAATGCTGAACCTGCATATTCCGAAATCCGAGAAGGCTAAGCCGCGCGCGATCGAAGTGAAAGTCGGGTAA
- a CDS encoding FAD-dependent oxidoreductase, protein MSAQSKHVIIVAGAGPAGMAAANMLAKAGHDIIILNRDIKFGGLAEYGIFPAKLKLRGGLKKQYWEMLEQPNVHYFGNVSIGNGKDLTVEDVRALGASAVVFAIGAQGTKAIGVEGDSAQGVFHAKDVVYHFNRLPGFGDRPFEMGKHVAVIGAGDVMVDIAHWLIRYKKVERVTAIVRRGPAERKYNPKEIRAVCSNMDVEGITKEVARIKDRLAAVGQNADEILKGLTDEFTKCEPTGSDTKMGFKFLASPKRILVDGNNRVRGLEMEDNKLEPKGSDTAAVGLKQYYEFPCDAVVFAVGDRVDDTVGLPYKGGVYVTNPNKTNNDPDDALFQAYDEAAGKVVDGVFLTGWARKASDGLVGIAKRDGEWCAEVVTRYLGTKTSGQPLSAKSVLDKLQGLLKERKSRPVDLAGLKTLDAAEKAHTGAADCIGEFKFAANQEMLSVIERGTK, encoded by the coding sequence ATGAGCGCACAGAGCAAGCACGTGATCATTGTGGCCGGAGCCGGACCTGCCGGGATGGCTGCTGCCAATATGCTGGCAAAAGCCGGCCATGACATCATCATTCTCAATCGTGACATCAAGTTCGGTGGGCTGGCCGAGTACGGCATTTTCCCCGCGAAGCTCAAGCTGCGCGGCGGATTGAAGAAACAATATTGGGAGATGCTCGAACAGCCGAACGTCCACTACTTCGGCAACGTGTCGATCGGCAACGGGAAAGATCTGACGGTCGAAGACGTTCGTGCGCTCGGCGCCAGTGCGGTGGTATTCGCCATCGGCGCGCAGGGCACGAAAGCGATCGGCGTGGAAGGCGATTCCGCGCAGGGGGTGTTTCACGCGAAGGATGTCGTCTATCACTTCAATCGCTTGCCAGGGTTTGGCGATCGCCCCTTCGAGATGGGGAAGCATGTCGCGGTGATAGGCGCCGGCGACGTGATGGTGGACATCGCCCATTGGCTGATTCGCTATAAGAAGGTGGAGCGCGTCACGGCCATTGTCCGGCGCGGCCCGGCGGAGCGGAAGTACAACCCGAAAGAAATTCGGGCGGTCTGCTCGAATATGGATGTGGAAGGGATTACGAAAGAAGTCGCGCGGATCAAGGATCGCTTGGCCGCAGTCGGTCAGAACGCAGACGAGATCCTGAAAGGCTTGACCGACGAATTTACGAAATGCGAACCGACGGGCAGCGACACAAAGATGGGCTTTAAGTTCCTGGCTTCACCCAAGCGCATTTTGGTGGACGGCAATAATCGTGTGCGCGGGCTGGAGATGGAAGACAATAAGCTGGAGCCCAAGGGCAGCGATACGGCGGCGGTCGGGCTGAAGCAATATTATGAGTTTCCCTGCGATGCGGTGGTCTTTGCCGTGGGCGATCGAGTCGATGACACCGTTGGATTGCCTTATAAGGGCGGTGTCTATGTGACCAATCCCAATAAGACCAACAACGATCCTGACGACGCGCTGTTTCAGGCCTACGATGAGGCGGCGGGGAAGGTTGTGGATGGCGTGTTCCTGACTGGCTGGGCCAGGAAGGCGAGCGACGGATTGGTCGGCATCGCCAAGCGGGACGGGGAGTGGTGCGCGGAAGTGGTCACTCGGTATCTGGGCACCAAAACATCCGGGCAGCCGCTTTCGGCGAAGTCGGTGTTGGACAAATTACAGGGGCTTCTCAAGGAACGGAAGAGCCGCCCGGTCGATCTCGCTGGTTTGAAAACGCTTGATGCAGCCGAAAAAGCCCACACGGGAGCGGCCGATTGCATCGGCGAGTTCAAGTTTGCGGCGAATCAGGAGATGCTGAGTGTGATCGAGCGCGGCACGAAATAG
- a CDS encoding chemotaxis protein CheW, which produces MAAVLENTITGSNQQIGLTTDGSQFLTFSLGEELYGVDILRVQEIKGYTAVTKIPNTPPHIKGVLNLRGTIVPIVELRTKFGLPTIDYTMFTVIVVVVVRDKVMGLVVDAVSDVLNIDRKDIQAAPEFGAKVNVTFLNGIGKSGDKLISLLDIDRLLIEQEVKDAISAAD; this is translated from the coding sequence ATGGCCGCAGTACTGGAGAACACAATCACAGGGAGCAATCAGCAAATCGGACTCACCACTGATGGCAGCCAGTTTTTGACGTTCAGCCTGGGTGAGGAGCTGTATGGGGTAGACATTCTCCGCGTACAGGAGATCAAAGGCTACACGGCCGTGACGAAAATTCCCAACACTCCGCCGCACATCAAGGGGGTGCTGAACCTCCGGGGTACCATCGTGCCGATCGTGGAATTGCGGACGAAGTTTGGCTTGCCGACGATCGATTACACCATGTTTACTGTCATTGTCGTGGTGGTGGTGAGAGACAAAGTGATGGGTCTGGTCGTGGATGCGGTTTCTGATGTACTCAACATTGACAGGAAAGATATTCAGGCGGCGCCTGAGTTCGGGGCCAAGGTGAATGTGACCTTCCTCAACGGCATCGGCAAGTCCGGCGACAAGCTGATCTCACTGCTGGACATCGACCGGCTGCTCATCGAGCAGGAGGTCAAGGACGCGATTTCCGCCGCGGACTGA
- a CDS encoding methyl-accepting chemotaxis protein, which produces MGLNVELLEESFKLVAPKGEALVSRFYERLFQKYPAVKPLFKDTSLAEQKKKLLASLVLVIQNLRHPDKLSHALQTLGARHVEYGAQPAHYEAVGENLLAVLAEFAGPAWTPAVKQAWTDAYGAITTIMLQGAASQRSQARPSPISPPPTSLPAQSDHKGGFILNWFGNLKTMWKLMVGFVLVGAVTALAGVAINAGIAQLQENLRIVYEDYTVAGTDLARTANNVMRYRNNVILGIGTSSHDEFQRFYSLQGPLKENILKPLEAYASTVLRVSKSGRDERRDLDTFRKALDEYFVAAELTMSMAKNGWDGAGKEDVALWRERAKTNAVTNAGPKLNAAMKAMDELLDTVTEVAKDMNEEGKATGASARGTLLVSTAAAILMGLLFGYVIARFLGTRLANVLAAAQALGGGDLTARSSVATRDEVGALASAFNRMGESLEAASAKQEEMVATLNNAQANLLMCDRNLVITYVNEGALKTFREIEAEIRKVLPAFDSTKLVGTCIDEFHKDAARIRRILENPRNLPHRADIQLGPLTLDLNVKAITNRKGEYVGNSLEWLNVTEKRVADKVILQMQSALEHAGTNFMIADADEKVTFVNKAAYNYLKRLEPELRKYLPALEVDKVVGGSIHRYHKDPQAIKNILAGLKPGDVRRGEIKPGPFVFEHQTRAVFDQAGNKLAYVVEWRDVTSERHAQREIDQLIAHASEGRLSDRIVLDQLEGGYKVIATNVNKLMDAVSVPLAEAQKALTSLAANDLTQEMSGNYQGEFEQMKSSLNGAIGNLTRTITSVREAVEAVTAGAEQISKGSEDLSQRTSEQASSLEETSASMEEMTSTVKQNADNAKQANQLASAARETADKGGAVTTKAIEAMGAINQSSKKIADIITVIDEIAFQTNLLALNAAVEAARAGEHGRGFAVVAAEVRNLAQRSATAAKEIKGLINESIQRVNDGSELVDQSGKTLEEIVSSVKRVTDIIAEITAASQEQASGIDQVNKAIMQMDEATQQNAALVEETTSASQSMKVQAQELMRQVATFKVNNGPGPSGQGPGARVKTVAKPVAQKPVPRETPTPAGVASGNGHSTKKDEYEEF; this is translated from the coding sequence ATGGGATTGAATGTCGAACTGTTGGAGGAGAGTTTCAAGCTGGTGGCGCCAAAGGGCGAAGCGCTGGTGAGCCGGTTTTACGAACGGTTGTTTCAGAAATATCCCGCCGTCAAGCCACTCTTCAAAGACACCTCGTTGGCGGAGCAGAAGAAGAAGCTGCTGGCTTCGCTGGTGCTGGTCATCCAGAATCTCCGGCATCCGGATAAACTATCGCATGCGCTGCAGACGCTGGGGGCTCGCCATGTGGAGTATGGCGCGCAGCCGGCGCATTACGAGGCGGTTGGAGAGAACTTATTGGCGGTGCTGGCGGAGTTCGCCGGCCCGGCTTGGACGCCGGCAGTCAAACAGGCCTGGACTGACGCCTACGGGGCCATTACTACAATTATGCTGCAAGGAGCAGCCTCCCAGCGCAGTCAGGCCAGGCCGTCACCCATTTCTCCGCCGCCAACGTCTCTGCCCGCACAATCGGATCACAAGGGAGGCTTCATCTTGAACTGGTTCGGCAATCTGAAAACCATGTGGAAGCTGATGGTGGGGTTCGTGCTGGTCGGTGCGGTCACGGCGCTGGCGGGGGTCGCCATCAACGCCGGCATTGCACAGCTTCAGGAAAATCTACGCATCGTCTATGAGGATTATACTGTGGCCGGGACGGATCTGGCCCGCACCGCCAATAATGTCATGCGGTATCGTAATAACGTCATTCTTGGCATCGGCACGAGCAGCCACGATGAGTTCCAGCGTTTCTATTCACTGCAGGGGCCGCTGAAAGAAAATATACTCAAGCCGCTGGAGGCCTATGCCTCCACCGTGCTGCGCGTGTCGAAATCCGGCCGTGATGAGCGGCGTGATCTTGACACCTTCCGGAAGGCGTTAGATGAGTATTTTGTGGCCGCAGAACTGACGATGAGCATGGCGAAAAACGGATGGGACGGGGCGGGCAAAGAGGATGTGGCTCTATGGCGGGAGCGGGCTAAAACCAACGCCGTCACCAATGCCGGACCGAAGCTGAATGCCGCCATGAAAGCCATGGATGAGTTGCTGGACACCGTCACCGAAGTTGCCAAAGACATGAATGAGGAGGGCAAAGCCACCGGCGCCAGCGCGCGGGGGACGCTGCTGGTCAGCACGGCGGCTGCCATTCTAATGGGATTGCTCTTCGGATATGTGATCGCCAGGTTTTTGGGAACGCGCCTGGCCAATGTGCTGGCGGCGGCCCAGGCCTTGGGGGGTGGTGATTTAACGGCGCGGTCGAGCGTGGCGACGCGGGATGAAGTGGGCGCGCTGGCGTCGGCGTTCAACCGGATGGGCGAGTCTCTGGAAGCGGCCTCGGCGAAACAGGAAGAGATGGTCGCCACACTGAACAACGCGCAGGCCAATCTCCTGATGTGCGATCGGAATCTGGTCATCACCTATGTGAATGAAGGAGCCCTGAAGACGTTCCGTGAGATCGAAGCGGAGATCCGTAAGGTCCTGCCCGCGTTCGACAGCACCAAGCTGGTGGGGACCTGCATCGACGAGTTTCACAAGGATGCCGCGCGCATCCGGCGGATCTTGGAGAATCCGAGGAACTTGCCGCATCGCGCCGACATCCAGCTGGGGCCGCTGACGCTGGACCTGAACGTCAAGGCGATCACCAATCGCAAGGGCGAATATGTGGGTAATTCACTCGAATGGCTGAACGTGACGGAGAAGCGGGTGGCAGACAAAGTCATTCTGCAAATGCAATCGGCGCTGGAGCATGCAGGCACCAACTTCATGATCGCGGATGCAGATGAGAAAGTAACCTTCGTCAACAAGGCGGCCTACAACTATCTGAAGCGGTTGGAACCGGAACTGCGGAAGTATTTGCCGGCTTTGGAGGTCGATAAGGTCGTGGGTGGATCGATCCATCGCTATCACAAGGACCCGCAGGCGATTAAGAATATTCTTGCTGGCCTGAAGCCGGGGGATGTCCGGCGCGGGGAGATCAAGCCGGGACCATTCGTGTTTGAGCATCAAACCCGCGCGGTGTTCGACCAGGCGGGAAACAAGCTCGCCTATGTTGTTGAATGGCGCGATGTGACCTCGGAGCGCCACGCGCAGCGTGAAATCGATCAACTGATCGCACACGCTTCCGAAGGCCGCCTGTCCGATCGCATCGTACTCGATCAGCTCGAAGGCGGATACAAGGTCATTGCCACCAATGTAAATAAGCTGATGGATGCCGTGTCCGTGCCCTTGGCTGAGGCTCAAAAGGCCCTCACGTCCCTGGCGGCCAACGACCTGACTCAGGAAATGAGCGGGAATTACCAGGGCGAGTTTGAACAGATGAAGAGCAGCTTGAACGGCGCCATTGGGAACCTGACCAGGACCATCACCTCCGTGCGCGAGGCGGTGGAAGCCGTGACGGCGGGAGCGGAGCAGATCAGCAAAGGGAGCGAAGACCTCTCGCAGCGGACGAGCGAACAGGCCAGTTCGCTGGAAGAGACTAGCGCGTCCATGGAAGAAATGACGAGCACCGTGAAGCAGAATGCGGACAACGCGAAGCAGGCCAATCAATTGGCGAGCGCCGCGCGGGAGACCGCCGACAAGGGCGGGGCGGTGACCACGAAAGCCATTGAGGCCATGGGGGCGATCAACCAGAGCAGCAAGAAGATCGCCGACATCATCACGGTGATCGATGAAATCGCCTTCCAGACGAATCTCTTGGCCTTGAATGCCGCGGTCGAAGCGGCGCGGGCCGGGGAGCACGGCCGCGGCTTTGCCGTGGTGGCGGCGGAAGTGCGCAATCTGGCCCAGCGGTCGGCGACGGCGGCGAAGGAGATTAAGGGGCTCATCAACGAGTCCATCCAGCGGGTGAATGACGGGAGCGAACTGGTGGACCAGTCCGGCAAGACGCTGGAAGAGATCGTGAGCTCGGTGAAACGGGTGACCGACATCATCGCGGAGATCACGGCGGCCTCGCAGGAGCAGGCGAGCGGGATCGACCAGGTGAACAAGGCGATCATGCAGATGGACGAAGCGACGCAGCAGAACGCGGCGCTGGTGGAAGAGACGACGAGCGCCAGCCAGTCCATGAAAGTGCAGGCCCAGGAGCTGATGCGCCAGGTGGCCACCTTTAAGGTGAACAACGGGCCAGGGCCGAGTGGCCAGGGGCCAGGGGCACGGGTGAAGACGGTGGCCAAGCCCGTGGCTCAGAAGCCGGTACCACGGGAGACCCCGACGCCCGCTGGGGTCGCGTCAGGCAATGGGCACAGTACCAAGAAGGATGAGTATGAGGAGTTCTAG
- a CDS encoding citrate synthase, translating to MPHDFMPGLAGVPAATSSISDVDGQQGVLEYRGIRVETLCAQSSFLETSYLLLFGQLPSASQLAQWTNDISHHRRIKFRIVDLLKCLPEHGHPMDALQAAVAALGMFYPGRQVKDGQNNYWSAVRLIAKLPTIVAAWARLRHGDDPIPPQDDLEFSENFLFMLTEHRPHPLWKDFFDDCLILHAEHTMNASTFTGLVTASTLADPYTVVASSIGALKGPLHGGANEEVVQMLREIGSPDRARPYVEEQLRGKRKLMGFGHRVYKVKDPRATVLQRLCERLFQECGPSPLYATALEVERAAGEALNGKGIYPNVDFYSGIIYDKMGIDVDLFTPLFAMARVSGWLAHWLEQLRENKLFRPDQIYSGEHNRPYVPLAQR from the coding sequence ATGCCACACGATTTCATGCCGGGCTTGGCGGGGGTCCCTGCCGCCACCTCTTCGATCAGCGATGTGGACGGCCAGCAGGGGGTGCTGGAATATCGCGGCATCCGTGTCGAGACGCTCTGCGCGCAATCCTCCTTTCTGGAGACGTCCTATCTTCTCCTGTTCGGTCAGTTGCCGAGCGCCTCGCAACTGGCGCAATGGACGAACGATATCTCCCATCATCGCCGCATCAAGTTCCGCATCGTTGATCTGTTGAAATGTCTTCCGGAACACGGTCATCCAATGGATGCGCTGCAAGCGGCCGTTGCCGCGCTCGGCATGTTTTATCCCGGACGGCAGGTCAAGGATGGGCAAAATAATTATTGGTCCGCCGTGCGGCTGATCGCCAAGCTGCCCACTATTGTGGCCGCCTGGGCGAGACTGCGCCACGGCGATGATCCGATCCCGCCGCAGGACGATTTGGAGTTCTCCGAAAACTTTCTCTTTATGCTCACGGAGCACAGGCCCCATCCGCTCTGGAAAGATTTCTTCGATGACTGCCTGATCCTGCATGCCGAGCACACGATGAACGCGTCAACCTTCACCGGCCTTGTCACGGCGTCCACGCTCGCCGATCCCTATACGGTTGTGGCCTCGTCGATCGGCGCTTTGAAGGGGCCTCTGCATGGAGGCGCCAACGAAGAAGTCGTTCAGATGCTCAGGGAGATCGGCAGCCCTGACCGCGCGCGCCCTTATGTGGAGGAACAGCTGAGAGGCAAGCGAAAACTCATGGGCTTCGGCCATCGGGTGTATAAAGTGAAAGATCCCCGAGCCACCGTGTTGCAACGACTCTGCGAGCGGCTGTTTCAAGAGTGCGGCCCGTCGCCCCTTTATGCTACGGCGCTGGAAGTGGAGCGTGCGGCGGGAGAGGCGCTCAACGGGAAAGGAATTTATCCGAACGTCGATTTCTACTCCGGCATCATCTACGACAAGATGGGGATCGACGTAGATCTCTTTACCCCGCTCTTTGCGATGGCGCGCGTGTCCGGTTGGCTGGCGCACTGGCTGGAGCAGCTCCGCGAGAACAAATTATTCCGTCCCGATCAGATTTATTCAGGGGAACACAACCGCCCCTATGTGCCTCTAGCGCAACGCTAG
- a CDS encoding class II fumarate hydratase yields the protein MKKSSGVTPSAATGTRIERDTMGELAVPSDAYYGVQTARAIENFPISSLRMPRSVIRAMGLIKRAAASVNHSLGLLDKKPADAIKQAATEVVEGKLDAEFPVDIFQTGSGTSTNMNTNEVISNRATELLGGLRGSKLVHPNDHVNLGQSSNDVIPTAIHIAAGEMMQRELLPALTRLHKALDRKAKEFDKIVKIGRTHLQDATPVRLGQEFGGYARQIELGIQRVKRAQEALSEVALGGTAVGTGLNCHPKFASKVMAIISKETGCTFKEAKNHFEAQSAQDSLVEASGELRTIAVSLMKIANDIRWLGSGPRCGLGEINLPETQPGSSIMPGKVNPVIAESVTMVCAQVIGNDVTVTVGGQAANFELIVMLPVMAYNLLQSIELLATVSNNFAAKCVEGIKANEERCKSLIEESLAMCTALAPEIGYEAAAKLAKDAYKSGKTVREVAKEQKVLSDKRLTELLDPWRMTMPGGPVGSAGG from the coding sequence ATGAAGAAGTCGTCAGGAGTGACCCCCTCGGCTGCCACCGGCACCCGCATCGAACGCGATACCATGGGCGAATTGGCCGTCCCTTCCGATGCCTATTATGGGGTGCAGACCGCCCGGGCCATCGAAAACTTTCCGATCAGTTCGTTGCGCATGCCGCGTTCCGTGATTCGGGCCATGGGGCTCATCAAGCGGGCGGCGGCCTCCGTCAACCATTCGCTGGGACTTCTCGACAAGAAACCGGCCGACGCGATCAAGCAGGCGGCGACCGAAGTGGTGGAAGGCAAGCTCGACGCCGAATTTCCGGTCGATATTTTCCAGACCGGCTCCGGCACTTCCACGAACATGAACACCAACGAAGTCATTTCCAACCGGGCTACCGAACTGTTGGGCGGCTTGCGGGGCAGCAAGCTGGTGCACCCGAACGACCATGTGAACCTGGGGCAGTCGAGCAATGATGTCATTCCCACGGCCATTCATATCGCCGCCGGGGAAATGATGCAGCGGGAACTTCTGCCGGCACTGACCCGCCTGCACAAGGCCCTGGATCGCAAGGCCAAAGAGTTCGACAAGATCGTGAAAATCGGCCGCACCCATTTGCAGGATGCGACACCGGTGCGGTTGGGGCAAGAGTTTGGCGGGTATGCCCGCCAGATTGAGCTGGGTATTCAACGGGTGAAGCGCGCTCAGGAAGCCCTGAGCGAAGTGGCGCTCGGCGGCACCGCCGTCGGCACCGGGTTGAATTGCCATCCCAAGTTTGCCTCCAAAGTCATGGCGATTATTTCCAAGGAAACCGGCTGCACCTTCAAGGAGGCCAAGAATCACTTCGAGGCCCAGTCGGCCCAGGATTCTCTGGTCGAGGCGAGCGGGGAGTTGCGGACGATTGCCGTGAGCCTCATGAAGATCGCCAACGACATTCGCTGGCTCGGCTCAGGCCCGCGCTGCGGACTGGGAGAAATCAATCTGCCGGAGACGCAGCCCGGTTCCTCCATTATGCCGGGAAAGGTGAATCCCGTGATTGCCGAATCCGTGACGATGGTCTGCGCGCAGGTGATCGGCAACGATGTGACCGTGACTGTCGGCGGACAGGCCGCCAACTTCGAATTGATCGTCATGCTGCCGGTCATGGCCTACAACCTGCTCCAATCGATCGAGTTGCTGGCGACGGTGTCCAATAACTTTGCGGCGAAGTGCGTCGAGGGCATCAAGGCTAACGAGGAACGTTGCAAGAGCCTGATCGAGGAAAGCCTGGCCATGTGCACCGCCCTGGCGCCGGAGATCGGCTATGAGGCCGCCGCCAAATTGGCGAAGGATGCCTATAAGTCCGGCAAGACCGTGCGTGAAGTGGCGAAGGAGCAAAAAGTGCTGTCCGATAAACGCCTCACTGAACTGCTCGATCCCTGGCGCATGACCATGCCCGGCGGACCGGTTGGCAGCGCGGGTGGCTAA